One Mangrovimonas cancribranchiae DNA segment encodes these proteins:
- a CDS encoding (Fe-S)-binding protein, with the protein MEYLPNILFAIALIAGIGYFAKNVKKLIRNIKLGKDVDVSNHKKQRWQNMMRIALGQSKMVRRPVAGILHVIVYIGFVIINIEVLEIIIDGLFGTHRIFSSLGSFYGVLIGSFEVLALLVFVAVIVFWIRRNIIKLQRFWKPEMTNWPKNDGNFILYFEMVLMALFLIMNATDVPFQNMESGNIISQYIAPWFSGVSENTLHIIERSAWWLHILGILVFLNYLYFSKHLHILLAFPNTYYGKVKPKGQLNNLESVTNEVKMMMDPNADPFAAPAEDEAGDVPEKFGASDVTDLSWVQLLNAYTCTECGRCTSECPANQTGKKLSPRKIMMDTRDRLEEVGKNIDANNGEFKDDGKQLLGDYISNEELWACTTCNACVEACPVSIDPLSIIVEMRRYLVMEQSAAPMELNNMMTNIENNGAPWPYNQMDRLNWKDE; encoded by the coding sequence ATGGAATATTTACCAAATATACTTTTTGCAATCGCATTAATAGCTGGAATAGGCTACTTTGCTAAAAATGTAAAAAAACTAATTAGAAACATTAAGTTAGGAAAAGATGTCGATGTAAGTAATCATAAAAAGCAACGTTGGCAAAACATGATGCGAATTGCTTTAGGACAAAGTAAAATGGTGCGTCGTCCAGTTGCAGGAATACTTCATGTAATCGTATATATTGGCTTTGTAATCATAAACATAGAAGTTCTTGAAATCATTATTGACGGCTTGTTTGGAACGCATCGTATCTTTTCATCTTTAGGAAGCTTTTATGGGGTTTTAATAGGTTCTTTTGAGGTTCTAGCACTATTAGTTTTTGTAGCAGTAATTGTTTTTTGGATAAGAAGAAACATTATAAAACTTCAGCGTTTTTGGAAACCAGAAATGACCAATTGGCCAAAAAACGATGGAAATTTCATTTTGTATTTTGAAATGGTACTTATGGCATTGTTCCTCATAATGAATGCTACCGATGTTCCTTTTCAAAACATGGAATCAGGAAATATAATTAGTCAGTATATCGCTCCTTGGTTTAGTGGTGTTTCAGAGAATACTTTACATATTATAGAGCGTTCAGCATGGTGGTTACATATTTTAGGTATCTTAGTATTTTTAAATTATTTGTATTTCTCTAAGCATTTACATATTCTATTAGCATTTCCTAATACATACTACGGGAAAGTTAAACCAAAAGGACAGTTAAACAACTTAGAATCGGTAACTAACGAAGTAAAAATGATGATGGATCCCAACGCCGATCCATTTGCTGCACCTGCGGAAGACGAAGCAGGAGATGTTCCTGAAAAATTTGGTGCTAGCGATGTTACAGACTTAAGTTGGGTGCAATTGTTAAATGCATACACCTGTACAGAATGCGGGCGATGTACTAGCGAGTGCCCAGCCAATCAAACCGGAAAAAAACTATCTCCAAGAAAGATAATGATGGATACTAGAGATCGTTTGGAGGAAGTTGGAAAAAATATAGACGCTAATAATGGAGAATTTAAAGATGATGGCAAACAATTATTAGGCGATTACATATCAAACGAAGAGCTTTGGGCATGTACCACGTGTAATGCTTGTGTAGAGGCTTGTCCAGTAAGTATCGACCCATTATCAATTATTGTAGAAATGAGACGTTATTTAGTTATGGAGCAAAGTGCTGCGCCAATGGAATTAAATAATATGATGACAAATATTGAAAATAATGGTGCGCCTTGGCCATACAATCAAATGGATAGATTAAATTGGAAAGATGAATAA
- a CDS encoding MlaD family protein, protein MKLSREVKTAILVVLGVALFIFGFNYLKGNDLFESSQTFYTEFDYNALTSSSPVTIKGNTVGKIKDIVYDFKTGKTRVSFTVDNELKFSKNSKMRLYELGLLGENGMAIILAEDGGPIAKDGDVLQSEVEEGLIKSLSSNFSGLSSGLDNTLKSADSLMYNLNTLVEDDTKAGLKHAIKELNETLISFKSLSYSVNSLVKKNDDSLTALISNFNKISQDLAVLSNDLKQVEISKTVQNLDETLNSLNTVLASIDNGEGTLGKLMKDDKLYHNLEVASMQLKDLLQDVKLNPKRYINVSVFGGKNKEDYVKPENERQ, encoded by the coding sequence TTGAAATTATCTAGAGAAGTTAAAACCGCCATATTAGTTGTCCTTGGAGTAGCTCTTTTTATCTTCGGGTTTAACTATTTAAAAGGGAACGATTTATTCGAATCTTCTCAAACCTTTTATACAGAATTCGATTACAACGCCCTAACATCATCTTCACCTGTTACCATTAAAGGAAATACTGTTGGTAAAATAAAAGATATTGTTTACGATTTTAAAACAGGAAAAACCCGTGTGTCTTTTACTGTAGATAACGAGCTAAAGTTCTCTAAAAATAGTAAAATGCGATTATACGAACTCGGGCTTTTAGGCGAAAATGGCATGGCTATTATTCTTGCAGAAGATGGCGGGCCAATAGCTAAAGATGGCGACGTCTTACAATCGGAAGTCGAAGAAGGTTTAATTAAAAGTTTATCAAGCAATTTTTCAGGGCTAAGTTCTGGTTTGGATAACACCTTAAAATCGGCCGATTCATTAATGTATAACCTAAATACGCTAGTTGAAGATGATACCAAAGCAGGCTTAAAACATGCTATTAAAGAGTTAAACGAAACATTAATATCGTTTAAGTCGTTGTCCTATTCTGTAAATTCACTAGTAAAAAAGAACGACGACAGTTTAACAGCTTTAATAAGCAACTTTAATAAAATAAGTCAAGATTTAGCCGTTCTATCAAACGATTTAAAACAGGTTGAAATTTCTAAAACTGTTCAAAATCTAGACGAGACATTAAATAGCTTAAATACCGTGTTGGCATCTATAGATAATGGTGAAGGTACTTTAGGTAAATTAATGAAAGATGACAAACTATATCATAATCTAGAAGTTGCTTCAATGCAGTTAAAAGACTTATTACAAGATGTAAAATTAAATCCAAAACGTTATATTAACGTCTCAGTCTTTGGTGGAAAAAATAAAGAAGACTACGTAAAACCTGAAAACGAAAGGCAATAA
- a CDS encoding N-acetylmuramoyl-L-alanine amidase, which yields MKTYNKFLLVLTVVILTFFYNTSSLAQTKTDKFVVVLDAGHGGKDPGRPTSYGWKEKDIALDVVLKVGKAVESNPNFEVIYTRKTDVFLELHERASIANKADADLFISIHCNAHNSQAYGTETYVLGVGNTERNFNVAKAENEVIYLEDNYEKHYEGFDPNSPDSFIGLTLMQEEYVEQSIMLANFIETNFKKDLKRKSRGVKQISLLVLRATYMPSVLIETGFITNHSEGKYLNSKKGQGEISNAIVKAILNYKKTLDMNVGDTVLIGGNTENNNSNVGTEDIYNNIVFKVQIAASSKKLEPKPYNFKGLDDVSREKINGLYKYYYGYTSNYTKVKQQQQTAKSKGYNSSFIVAFKDGQQITLEEALNSKAN from the coding sequence ATGAAAACGTATAATAAATTTCTTTTAGTATTAACTGTAGTAATCTTAACTTTTTTTTACAATACCAGTAGCTTGGCCCAAACCAAAACAGATAAGTTTGTTGTTGTTTTAGATGCAGGTCATGGTGGGAAGGATCCCGGTAGACCAACAAGTTATGGCTGGAAAGAAAAAGACATTGCTCTAGATGTTGTTCTTAAAGTGGGAAAAGCAGTAGAGAGTAACCCTAATTTTGAAGTTATTTACACCAGAAAAACCGACGTTTTTTTAGAACTACATGAACGAGCTTCCATAGCGAACAAAGCCGATGCCGATTTATTTATATCCATTCATTGTAACGCCCATAATTCTCAGGCGTATGGAACAGAAACTTATGTGTTAGGAGTAGGAAATACAGAACGTAATTTTAATGTGGCAAAAGCAGAAAATGAAGTAATTTACCTTGAGGATAATTATGAAAAGCATTATGAAGGGTTTGATCCAAACTCACCAGATTCATTTATTGGCTTAACCTTAATGCAAGAAGAATACGTTGAGCAGAGTATTATGTTAGCCAATTTTATTGAAACTAACTTTAAAAAAGATTTGAAAAGAAAAAGTCGTGGCGTAAAACAGATTAGCTTACTTGTATTAAGAGCCACATACATGCCAAGCGTGTTAATTGAAACAGGGTTTATCACTAATCATAGTGAAGGAAAATACTTAAACTCTAAAAAGGGACAAGGTGAGATTTCAAATGCTATAGTTAAAGCTATACTTAACTATAAGAAAACATTAGATATGAATGTTGGTGATACAGTTTTAATAGGAGGGAATACTGAAAACAATAACTCTAATGTTGGTACTGAAGATATTTATAACAATATTGTATTTAAAGTTCAAATAGCGGCAAGCTCTAAAAAACTAGAGCCCAAACCATATAACTTTAAAGGATTAGATGATGTATCAAGAGAAAAGATTAACGGACTTTATAAATATTATTACGGGTATACCTCTAATTACACAAAAGTTAAGCAACAACAACAAACAGCAAAATCAAAAGGGTATAACTCTAGTTTTATAGTGGCTTTTAAAGATGGTCAGCAAATAACCTTAGAAGAAGCCTTAAATTCTAAAGCAAATTAG
- a CDS encoding putative LPS assembly protein LptD — protein MAIQKPSHTFTKIHLKALRTNYFNILFALSFTVFINTFCLAQDIPKKGGQVEAEVEQESDSLNLKIGDLTEIEASEATQDTVQQDSTKTKKEFLTGEITYKAQDSNYFDVKEQKVYLYNNAEVYYEDMELKAGIIVIDYGKNEVYAGRLKDSLGEYTQHPIFKQGENVVEPDSIRFNTKTEKALVFNSKTEQQGMNIHAPITKKENDSVIFLYKGRFTTSKNIENPEYYFQSNKIKLVPKKKIVVGPTNMVIADVPTPVGLPFGFFPLTDKHTSGVIIPSFGEQNDRGYFLQNGGYYFAINDYVDLAVLGDYYTNGSYGLRMESNYAKRYRFSGNLGFRYENLITSERGFPDYARNTIYNIRWSHSQDSKASPNSRFSASVNLGSSRYYRSSLNQVNSPSFLNNNMSSSVSYSKTFPGEPQVNASITATHSQNTNTESVNMTLPTLQASVSRIFPFAPKNGTKKGIIQNINFQYNLRAENRIQTTDSLFFKKEMWDDARNGIKHSIPLSTNFKVFKYLSLSASTNFEENWVFRTVRKYYDTTLEEDVEVEENGFDSFRTYNFSTSLGTTLYGMFNFEKEGEDKKIKAIRHVMRPSISYSINPSFNQYYDTYEVIDADGLTTTEEYSRFENSIFGSPNNRYSSSVGIALSNNIEAKVRDRDSTATEAKKIKLLDNLNFSTSYNLAADSIKWQPVRVSGSTQILDNKMSINFGATLDPYALDNNNRKIDTWNVNNGGSLFRLTSANLTMNYSLSNTMFDGSQNERSKQENLRSGGRADDLFGRAQDFADQTYYDEDDEDDEEEKPSELYSYKIPWNLRLAYAVNYNNSARQNEISSHSLMFSGDVELSPRWSVGASSGYDFKNKGFTYTQLRFERDLLSWRMSFNWVPFSTRSSWYFFIGIKANMLKDIKYDKRRQPDQQL, from the coding sequence TTGGCAATTCAAAAACCGAGCCATACTTTTACAAAAATACATTTAAAAGCGTTGCGTACAAACTACTTCAATATACTTTTTGCCTTAAGTTTTACCGTGTTTATTAACACTTTTTGCTTGGCACAGGATATTCCTAAAAAAGGCGGACAAGTTGAAGCCGAAGTAGAACAAGAATCTGATAGCCTAAACTTAAAAATTGGAGATTTAACCGAAATTGAAGCTAGCGAGGCTACTCAAGACACTGTACAACAAGACTCTACAAAAACTAAAAAAGAATTTCTTACAGGTGAAATAACCTATAAAGCACAGGATTCTAATTATTTTGATGTTAAAGAACAAAAAGTATATCTATACAATAATGCCGAAGTGTATTATGAAGATATGGAGCTAAAAGCTGGTATAATTGTTATCGATTATGGCAAAAATGAAGTTTACGCCGGACGATTAAAAGACTCTTTAGGAGAATATACGCAACATCCTATTTTTAAACAAGGTGAAAATGTTGTGGAACCAGACTCTATAAGGTTTAACACAAAAACTGAAAAAGCCTTAGTATTTAATTCCAAAACCGAACAGCAAGGCATGAATATTCATGCACCTATTACAAAAAAAGAGAACGATTCGGTTATTTTCTTGTATAAAGGACGCTTCACCACCTCAAAAAACATTGAAAACCCAGAATATTATTTTCAATCCAACAAAATAAAGTTAGTTCCTAAGAAAAAAATTGTTGTAGGTCCTACAAACATGGTTATTGCCGATGTACCCACGCCTGTTGGACTTCCATTTGGCTTTTTTCCACTAACAGACAAGCATACGTCGGGTGTTATTATTCCTAGCTTTGGTGAACAAAACGATCGTGGTTACTTTTTACAAAATGGCGGGTACTATTTTGCTATTAACGATTATGTGGATTTAGCTGTTTTAGGAGATTATTATACCAATGGAAGTTACGGCCTACGTATGGAAAGTAATTACGCCAAACGCTACAGGTTTTCAGGGAATTTAGGGTTTCGTTATGAAAATTTAATAACCAGTGAACGTGGTTTTCCCGATTATGCTAGAAATACCATTTATAATATAAGGTGGTCGCATTCGCAAGACTCAAAAGCAAGTCCAAACTCAAGGTTTTCGGCTTCGGTAAACTTAGGTAGTAGCAGGTATTACAGGTCATCTTTAAACCAAGTAAACTCTCCTAGTTTCTTAAATAACAACATGTCGTCTTCGGTATCATACTCTAAAACGTTTCCAGGAGAACCTCAAGTTAATGCCAGTATTACTGCTACACACTCGCAAAATACCAATACCGAATCGGTTAACATGACGCTTCCTACCTTACAAGCCAGCGTAAGTAGGATTTTTCCGTTTGCACCAAAAAACGGTACCAAAAAAGGCATCATTCAAAATATTAACTTTCAATATAATTTAAGAGCCGAAAATCGCATTCAAACAACCGATTCGCTTTTCTTTAAAAAAGAAATGTGGGACGATGCTAGAAACGGTATTAAGCACAGCATTCCTTTAAGCACCAATTTTAAAGTTTTTAAATATTTAAGTTTAAGTGCTAGTACAAATTTTGAAGAAAATTGGGTGTTTAGAACGGTGAGAAAATATTACGACACAACTTTAGAAGAAGATGTTGAAGTAGAAGAGAACGGATTTGATTCGTTTAGAACCTATAACTTTAGTACTAGTTTAGGAACTACGCTTTATGGAATGTTCAACTTTGAAAAAGAAGGTGAAGACAAAAAAATTAAAGCCATAAGGCATGTTATGCGACCTTCTATAAGTTATAGCATAAACCCATCTTTTAATCAATATTACGACACTTACGAAGTTATAGATGCCGACGGCCTAACAACCACAGAAGAATATTCACGCTTTGAAAACAGCATTTTCGGAAGTCCAAATAACCGCTATTCAAGCTCGGTAGGTATTGCTTTATCTAATAATATTGAAGCTAAAGTTCGCGATAGAGATTCTACAGCAACCGAAGCTAAAAAAATAAAGCTACTAGATAACCTTAATTTTTCTACGAGCTACAATCTTGCTGCCGATTCTATTAAATGGCAGCCAGTACGTGTAAGTGGTAGCACACAAATTTTAGACAACAAAATGAGCATCAACTTTGGCGCCACTTTAGATCCTTATGCGTTAGACAATAACAACAGAAAAATAGACACATGGAATGTTAACAATGGTGGTAGCCTTTTTAGGTTAACAAGTGCCAACCTTACTATGAACTATTCGCTTTCTAATACCATGTTTGATGGTAGCCAAAACGAGCGCTCTAAACAGGAAAACTTACGTAGCGGTGGTCGTGCCGACGATCTTTTTGGTCGTGCACAAGACTTTGCAGACCAAACCTATTACGATGAAGATGATGAAGACGACGAAGAAGAAAAACCATCAGAACTTTACAGTTATAAAATCCCGTGGAACTTACGTTTAGCCTATGCTGTAAATTATAACAACTCAGCAAGACAAAATGAAATATCGTCTCACTCTTTAATGTTTTCAGGAGATGTTGAACTTTCACCAAGATGGTCCGTAGGTGCATCTTCAGGTTACGATTTTAAAAATAAAGGATTCACATACACACAACTTAGGTTTGAACGCGATTTATTAAGTTGGCGTATGAGTTTTAACTGGGTACCTTTTAGCACCAGAAGTTCCTGGTATTTCTTTATTGGCATTAAAGCGAATATGCTAAAAGACATTAAGTACGATAAACGTCGTCAGCCAGACCAACAATTATAA
- a CDS encoding Rid family detoxifying hydrolase yields MKRIITTPDAPAPIGPYNQATLVNNILYTSGQIAINPKNGELITEDIEAETQQVMQNLKAVLAAVDMTFEDVFKATIFVSDMHNFSKINAIYGRYFNESTAPARETVEVANLPKFVNVEISVMATKD; encoded by the coding sequence ATGAAACGCATCATTACAACACCAGACGCTCCTGCTCCAATTGGCCCATATAACCAAGCAACTTTAGTGAATAATATTCTTTATACTTCCGGACAAATTGCTATAAATCCTAAAAATGGTGAGTTAATTACTGAAGATATAGAAGCCGAAACACAGCAAGTCATGCAAAACTTAAAAGCTGTATTGGCCGCAGTAGATATGACTTTCGAAGATGTCTTTAAAGCGACTATATTTGTTAGCGATATGCATAATTTTAGCAAAATTAATGCGATTTATGGGCGTTACTTTAACGAATCTACTGCACCAGCTAGAGAAACTGTAGAAGTAGCCAACCTTCCCAAATTTGTGAATGTAGAAATTAGTGTTATGGCTACTAAAGACTAA
- a CDS encoding GMP reductase, translating into MRIEQDMKLGFKDVMIRPKRSTLKSRSQVSLEREFTFLNSYTTWKGIPIIAANMDTVGTFDMAKALHNKSLFTAIHKHYTLNDWETFSKETPENIAKSLAISTGTGSKDADKLKVLLNKHPQYQFICIDVANGYSEHFVEFVKQTRETYPNKVIIAGNVVTGEMVEELLLAGADIIKVGIGPGSVCTTRVKTGVGYPQLSAIIECADAAHGLGGQIISDGGCTTPGDIAKAFGAGADFVMLGGMLAGHDESGGNLIERNGEYYKQFYGMSSTTAMKKHVGGVANYRASEGKTVEVPYRGPVEDTLQDILGGLRSTCTYVGAQRLKELTKRTTFIRVAEQENQVYK; encoded by the coding sequence ATGCGTATTGAACAAGACATGAAACTTGGGTTTAAAGATGTTATGATTAGACCCAAACGATCTACATTAAAAAGTCGCTCACAAGTAAGCTTAGAAAGAGAATTCACCTTCCTAAATAGCTATACTACTTGGAAAGGCATTCCTATAATAGCCGCTAATATGGATACGGTTGGTACTTTTGACATGGCTAAAGCACTACATAACAAATCTTTATTTACAGCAATACACAAACACTACACACTTAACGATTGGGAAACATTTTCTAAGGAGACTCCTGAAAATATAGCAAAATCGCTAGCTATAAGTACAGGAACAGGCTCTAAAGATGCCGATAAACTTAAAGTTTTATTAAACAAACACCCGCAATACCAATTCATCTGTATTGATGTTGCCAATGGATATTCTGAGCATTTTGTCGAATTTGTAAAACAAACCAGAGAAACCTACCCTAATAAAGTCATTATTGCTGGAAATGTAGTTACAGGTGAAATGGTTGAAGAACTTTTATTAGCTGGCGCCGATATTATAAAAGTTGGCATTGGTCCAGGAAGCGTTTGCACTACACGTGTTAAAACTGGTGTTGGGTACCCGCAATTATCTGCTATTATAGAATGTGCCGATGCAGCTCATGGTCTTGGTGGCCAAATTATAAGTGATGGCGGTTGCACCACTCCAGGCGATATTGCCAAAGCATTTGGTGCTGGAGCCGATTTTGTTATGTTAGGCGGAATGCTTGCTGGTCATGATGAAAGCGGTGGTAATCTTATAGAACGAAATGGTGAATATTACAAACAATTTTACGGCATGAGTAGCACAACAGCCATGAAGAAGCACGTTGGCGGTGTTGCAAATTACCGCGCTAGTGAAGGCAAAACTGTTGAGGTTCCTTATCGTGGTCCTGTTGAGGATACGTTACAAGATATTTTAGGCGGATTACGTAGTACCTGCACATACGTTGGCGCCCAACGTTTAAAAGAGTTAACTAAACGTACCACTTTTATACGTGTTGCCGAACAAGAAAATCAGGTTTATAAGTAA
- a CDS encoding N-acetylglucosamine kinase translates to MILIVDSGSTKCDWMPVDENGKQLSEKIRTKGLNPAILEQTELRIRILESKELISYKNEVSHLYFYGAGCGTEQPKQALKDVLSEIFISAHIEVEEDTMAAVRATINTPAQAAVVCIMGTGSNCSYYDGVTLHQRVKSLGYSLMDDASGNYFGKELIRDYYFNHMPEDIKIAFEHKYNLDADFIKYNLYKQPNPNAYLAGFAEFMILNKESKYMKELIKRGLRLFAKNMILQFKEEVKTVPVHFAGSVAFFTQDEIKEVANEMNFKVGNFERRPIEGLVKFHTSKL, encoded by the coding sequence ATGATTTTAATTGTTGATAGCGGTTCGACAAAATGCGACTGGATGCCTGTTGATGAAAATGGCAAGCAACTCTCAGAGAAAATAAGAACAAAGGGATTAAATCCAGCCATTTTAGAGCAAACAGAGCTTAGAATAAGAATTCTTGAAAGCAAAGAACTTATAAGCTATAAAAATGAAGTTTCACATCTTTATTTTTATGGTGCAGGTTGCGGAACAGAGCAGCCTAAACAAGCCTTAAAAGACGTGCTTTCCGAAATTTTTATTTCAGCACATATTGAAGTGGAAGAAGATACTATGGCAGCCGTAAGAGCAACAATTAATACACCAGCCCAAGCTGCAGTGGTTTGTATTATGGGTACAGGGTCTAATTGTAGTTATTATGATGGCGTAACCTTGCATCAACGTGTAAAATCATTGGGATACTCTTTAATGGATGATGCTAGTGGAAACTATTTTGGCAAAGAACTAATACGTGATTATTATTTTAATCACATGCCAGAAGATATAAAAATTGCATTTGAACATAAATATAATTTAGATGCAGATTTTATAAAATATAATCTTTATAAACAACCCAACCCAAATGCTTATTTAGCGGGTTTTGCAGAATTTATGATCCTTAATAAGGAATCTAAATACATGAAGGAGTTAATTAAAAGAGGGCTTCGATTATTTGCAAAAAATATGATTTTGCAATTTAAAGAAGAAGTTAAAACTGTTCCTGTTCACTTTGCAGGTTCTGTTGCGTTTTTTACTCAAGATGAAATTAAAGAGGTTGCTAACGAAATGAATTTTAAGGTAGGGAACTTCGAGCGTCGCCCAATAGAAGGCTTAGTTAAATTTCATACCTCAAAACTATAA
- the gap gene encoding type I glyceraldehyde-3-phosphate dehydrogenase, producing MSTLKLGINGFGRIGRIVFRATVNRPNVDVVAINDLLDVNHLAYLLEYDSVHGKFDGTIEVKDGNLIVNGKTIRVTAERDPKDLKWNEAGVDIVAECTGIFTTLETAQYHIDAGAKKVVISAPSKDAPMFVMGVNHNEAKATDTIVSNASCTTNCLAPIAKVLDDNFGIDEALMTTIHAATSTQYTVDSPSKKNYRLGRSALTNIIPTSTGAAKAVGKVIPELNGKLTGMAFRVPTADVSVVDLTVRLEKETSYDKIKEAFKKASENELSGVLGYTDEAVVSQDFVSDARTSIFDAEAGIELSSKFYKIVSWYDNEFGYSNKLVDLALHVNNL from the coding sequence ATGTCAACACTTAAATTAGGAATTAACGGATTCGGAAGAATTGGAAGAATAGTATTTAGAGCCACTGTAAACAGGCCAAATGTCGATGTGGTAGCTATTAACGATTTATTAGATGTAAATCACTTAGCATACTTATTAGAGTATGATTCTGTTCATGGAAAATTCGATGGAACCATTGAAGTTAAAGATGGAAACTTAATCGTAAATGGAAAAACTATTCGTGTAACAGCAGAAAGAGATCCAAAAGACCTTAAATGGAATGAAGCTGGAGTAGATATTGTAGCAGAATGTACAGGTATTTTCACTACTTTAGAAACAGCGCAATATCATATAGATGCAGGGGCTAAAAAAGTAGTTATTTCTGCACCAAGTAAAGATGCGCCAATGTTTGTTATGGGCGTAAACCATAACGAAGCTAAGGCAACAGATACTATTGTATCAAACGCTTCATGTACTACAAACTGTTTAGCACCTATCGCCAAAGTTTTAGATGATAATTTTGGTATAGATGAAGCTTTAATGACAACCATTCATGCTGCAACATCTACACAATATACTGTAGATTCACCTTCTAAAAAGAACTACCGATTAGGACGTTCAGCCCTAACTAATATTATTCCTACATCCACAGGAGCTGCTAAAGCTGTTGGTAAAGTAATTCCTGAATTAAACGGAAAGCTTACAGGAATGGCGTTTCGTGTTCCTACTGCTGATGTTTCAGTGGTAGATCTTACCGTAAGATTAGAAAAAGAAACCTCTTACGATAAGATAAAAGAAGCCTTTAAAAAAGCCTCAGAAAACGAATTAAGTGGCGTATTAGGGTATACAGACGAAGCCGTAGTATCTCAAGATTTTGTTAGCGATGCGCGTACAAGTATTTTTGATGCAGAAGCGGGTATCGAATTAAGTTCAAAATTTTATAAAATTGTATCTTGGTACGATAACGAGTTTGGATATTCAAACAAACTAGTAGACCTTGCGCTACACGTAAATAACTTATAA
- the pfkA gene encoding 6-phosphofructokinase, producing MSKTINKIAVLTSGGDAPGMNAAIRSVVRTCAYHKIECVGIYRGYQGMIEGDFKEMDARSVKGIINKGGTVLKSARSDEFRTPEGRKKAFDQLKEAKVDALVAIGGDGTFTGAMVFNSEYDFPVMGIPGTIDNDIYGTSHTLGYDTALNTVVEAIDKIRDTASSHNRLFFVEVMGRDVGHIALNTGVGAGAEEILIPEEDLGLDRLLESLRRSKQSGKSSSIVVVAEGDKIGKNVFELKDYVDENLAEYEVRVSVLGHMQRGGSPSCFDRVLASRMGVKAVESILEGKSNFMVGLLNDTMALTPLENAIKGQSKINLELLRVSDIMTT from the coding sequence ATGTCAAAAACTATAAATAAAATAGCCGTTCTAACATCTGGTGGCGATGCCCCAGGAATGAATGCTGCCATTAGGTCGGTGGTTAGAACTTGTGCTTATCATAAAATAGAATGCGTTGGTATATATCGTGGTTATCAAGGAATGATAGAAGGCGATTTTAAAGAAATGGATGCCCGAAGTGTAAAAGGTATTATCAACAAAGGAGGTACAGTTTTAAAATCAGCACGATCTGATGAATTTAGAACACCCGAAGGACGTAAAAAAGCTTTCGATCAATTAAAAGAAGCTAAAGTAGATGCTTTAGTTGCCATAGGTGGTGATGGAACCTTTACAGGAGCTATGGTATTTAACAGTGAATACGATTTTCCTGTTATGGGAATTCCAGGAACAATAGATAACGATATTTATGGAACGTCTCATACTTTAGGCTACGACACAGCATTAAACACAGTTGTTGAAGCGATTGATAAAATTAGAGATACAGCAAGCTCGCATAACCGATTGTTTTTTGTGGAAGTCATGGGACGCGATGTTGGTCATATAGCTTTAAATACAGGAGTAGGAGCTGGAGCAGAAGAAATTTTAATCCCTGAAGAAGATTTAGGGCTAGATAGATTATTGGAGTCTCTAAGACGAAGCAAGCAATCAGGTAAATCTTCTAGTATTGTTGTTGTTGCCGAAGGCGATAAAATAGGTAAAAACGTGTTCGAACTTAAAGATTACGTCGATGAAAATTTAGCCGAATATGAAGTGCGAGTTTCAGTATTAGGTCATATGCAACGTGGTGGTTCACCATCTTGTTTCGATAGAGTTTTAGCTAGTAGAATGGGGGTGAAAGCCGTAGAAAGTATATTAGAGGGTAAAAGCAATTTTATGGTAGGTTTACTTAACGATACAATGGCTTTAACACCACTTGAAAATGCCATAAAAGGGCAATCAAAAATTAATTTAGAATTACTTCGTGTGTCAGATATCATGACCACATAA